One window from the genome of Marinobacter sp. ANT_B65 encodes:
- a CDS encoding type II toxin-antitoxin system RelE family toxin → MMAYKVVLHREAKKDIKKLHPQIRNRVISALDQISENPKLHGSIQLSGYVDIYRYRVGHYRIVYRINEGELEVLVLDAKPRGEVYKKY, encoded by the coding sequence ATGATGGCTTACAAGGTAGTTCTCCATAGAGAAGCAAAGAAGGATATTAAAAAGCTTCATCCACAGATTCGCAACCGTGTAATATCCGCCCTAGATCAGATTTCTGAAAACCCTAAGCTGCATGGCTCAATCCAATTGTCCGGTTATGTAGACATATATAGATATCGAGTGGGGCATTATCGAATTGTGTATCGTATTAATGAAGGCGAACTAGAAGTATTGGTGCTGGATGCAAAGCCTAGAGGAGAGGTTTATAAGAAATATTAG